Part of the Spinacia oleracea cultivar Varoflay chromosome 5, BTI_SOV_V1, whole genome shotgun sequence genome, GTCGCACCTGAAGAGCAGTGGGCCCACCCAGGAAACTCCACCAACGAACTGCTGTGCCGGGGTAAGGTCAGTCAAGGCCACAGCCCAACAAACGGGTGAACATAGGGCCGTCTGTGAGTGTATGAAATCCACTGCAGCTAGCACCAAAGGGCTCAACTATGACCATGCAGCTAAGCTGCCTGCACAGTGTGGGGTTAGCATGTCTTACACCTTCAGCCCCAACACTGACTGCACCAAAGTGTATGCCATACACCACCTATGCCTCTCAATTATATATGAAGTATCTAAGTTTTCTTAAAATTCTTGGCTTGATTAGCTGTAACAAAGATAACTAATTTCTTGTTTTTCTTATGTTAATGCAGAATGAATTAGGGCTTCAAGGAGGGAAAACCGTTCTCTAATAAACATCACGCATGAGACTACACCAAAGAGTCCCTCTTTCATACTTCGTATTACTTAAGTTTCTGTTTCTCTGTAATGGAGTTCTGATGTTCTGTATGTACAGTTTGTTTACATGAATAAATTGAGGTCAATCAACCCATAATGATGGGTTGACGACATCACAAAAATTTATCTCAATCCACCATTAGTGAAATGGTTCCTTACCTGAACCCAGCTTCTCAAGTACTTGCGCATGATTCCATAGTTAAAAACTACCCATCAATAAAGTTACAGAAAAAATTAGAAGACTAATATTGAATTCGGTTATAGCCTGAAATATGAACCA contains:
- the LOC110791450 gene encoding non-specific lipid-transfer protein-like, yielding MATFSFLKLACVFVFICVILGVASRATEAAISCSGVSDSLSPCMSHLKSSGPTQETPPTNCCAGVRSVKATAQQTGEHRAVCECMKSTAASTKGLNYDHAAKLPAQCGVSMSYTFSPNTDCTKVMN